The Candidatus Methylomirabilis limnetica DNA window GCAATCTCGAATTGTTGCACTGAGATTGCCGCGCACCCTGCGGGTGCTCGCAATGACGCAAGGAATCGAGTAGTTGCGAAGTCTGTCGCTGTTCTTGGGACTGTCCGGAAAGGTCAGGCGCGCAGCCATCAGTTACTCCTCGGCTTCCGCTCCCCCCTCGGCTGCTGCCCCTTCCTCCGTCGCCTCCTCCATCATCTGGTCGAAGTCCTCGCCAACGTCTTCGCCCATCTCTTTCCCCATCCGCTTGGCCCAGCGAGCGACACTCTTCGGATCATTCTCATCAAGATCACCGAAATTACTGGGGTCAGCCATTCGCTCGAAGCGGCTCTCTTCAGACTTAACCACCGCAAACCGGGAGAGCAGACGCGTCATCTCCCGACTCTCACAGCGGGGGCAGACAGGTATGAGGGGGTTATGGATATTCCGGATCAGCAGGCTCACTCGCTTCCTGCAACTGTGACACGCGTATTCATAGATCGGCATCATGCACCTCGTTGCTGCTATCGCTCATCACCGTAAAGAGCCGCCAAGTCTCGGCATGGGAGGATACAACCTCCTGCTCGTGTAAGCAGTTATCAGATCACCCCGCCGCTGTCAAGAGCAGCCGCCTTCCCGGCAGTGTCCTAATTCTAGCCCCCTTCGTCCGTCATTGCGAGCCGAAGGCAAAGCAATCTCATCGTTTATGATGAGCTGTAGAACAGAACCCCTGGATTGCCGCGCTCCAGTTGGTCGCTCGCAATGCTCCATGAGCATGGAAGTCCGTACCTCGCTCACCTTTGTCCTCTCCTCCCGGTGAGGAGAGAGGAATCTTTTTGCTGCCCCTCGCCCCTTTGGGGAGAGGGTGCGGGTGAGGGGACTTTCCGGGTAGTGACCGCGCTGTTAGACATGATCCCTCGGGCATGGCTGCAAGCAAATCAGGACAGCACCGCCACCGGCGAGTAAAAGTCTTGACAAGTTCGCAGAAAGGCAGGAAAGTTTCATTGATATGTTGAAATTGTAGGCTGTAGAAGAAAGGCAAATGAGACAGAGCAGTAAATTCCCCCCTGGGTGGGATGAGGAGCGTGTGAAACGGGTCCTTGCCCACTATGAATCCCAAACGGAAGAAGAGGCTGTGGCAGAGGACGAGGCCGCGTTTGAGGCAGCAGATCAGACCGTCATGGAAATCCCCACCGATCTCGTTCCGAAGGTTCGAGAGCTGATCGCCAAGCATCAAGCGGCGTGAAGCAGGGTTGACCGGACGCGGTGTTTGCCCTCCGGCAGGGGCCGCAGAGCCGGCCGCACCGCTTCCGCTCGTTGCTCACGCGCAATGTTAGGCGTCATTCGGTGGGGGAGTGGTCCCTTGAAGGAGTTACACGGCATGACTGAAGTGCGAAAGCCCTCCGTTCTCTTCGTCTGCAAAGGCAATACATGTCGCAGTGTCATGGCCGAGGCACTGACGAGGCGGCGCTTCGGTGACGCGGTCCAAGTAGCGTCTGCCGGTCTCCGTCCCCAACCTCCTGAAGACGCGAAAAATGCAGTCGAGACCTTGCGTGTTGAGTTTAACTGGGATACCTCTTCCCATCTCCCGCGCCACTTCCGAGACATTGACGTGAACTCGTTCGACTATGTTGTGGCCATGGACAAGTATATTGCGAAAGAACTCAAGGGTATTCCTAAAGAGAGGCTTCTCGTATGGAATATCGACGATCCGTGGGACAACGATATGGCCGAGTACAAGCGATGTGGACTCATCATATTGCGGTACCTCTCACGCCTCCCAATCACACACTCTGGGCAACAAGAGGCCAACGCCTAACTCCGGCTTGCAGACGGATGGAGAGGAGCGCGCGAGTGCGGGGCTCGGTGGTCCAGGTGCGGCTTAGTGCCACGTCCGCCCCCGCCGCTGAAGCCGCGGGCACTGTGTGCCACTGCTTTAGAGTGGGCGATGCTGTCATCCGGATCATTTCCGCACGGAAAGTAAACCGAAATGAAGGATTATCACATCAACATCTTCTTCTACAGCGATGAAGACGGCGGCTACATTGCTGACATCCCCGACTTGAAGTTCTGCTCCGCGTTCGGCGAAACCCCCAGCGAGGCCCTGACGGAAGTCCTGAAGGCGAAAGCGGCTTGGCTCAAGGCAGCACGAGCCGCAAAAAAGCCCATCCCCAAGCCGTCCGTTCGACCGGCGATTTATCAGGTGGCATAACAGGACAGCGCCGGGTACAACCGCCTTCGCCGGCTCACCGGCTCAGCCGGACATGCACGTCCTGGCATTGACCTAGAGTTGCGCCTAGGTCGAGGATCTTGGCGAGACGGCGGGAGGCTGACCACGCTACCTAATAGCGAGGCGGCTTCTGCACCACCGTGAAGCGGGTTCTTCTACAACCGGCTTGCATAATATCTCGCCTTGAGATACGATGACACTATGCGCATCATTTCGAGAAAGGCTTTGCGCCAGTTTTGGGAGCAATACCCGGATAGTAAATTGGCGCTGACGCGCTGGTTCAAAATCGTGCGGCACACCACCTTTCGCGGTTTTGGTGAATTGCGGACGACTTTTCCCTCAGTTGACAAAGTCGGCAAATGGATTGTGTTCAACATCGGTGGCAACAAATATCGGCTGATCGCAGTCATTCACTTTAGTCGGGGTAAACTATACATTCGCCATGTTCTCACGCATCAAGAATATGACAAAGGGAGTTGGAAGCAATGAGCACTCTCACGAAAGACCTCCAAAGTCATTGGGCCAATATTCGCCCCATCCTAACGATTCGCAATGAGCGCGAATATGACTCGGCGATTAAGCGGCTAAAGGAGTTGTTGGATGAAATCGGTGATAACGAGCGCCATCCCCTGTATGGCCTGTTAGATACGCTAGGCACGTTGATTCACGTTTACGAGGAAAAACATCATCCCATGCCTGGATGCGCTGGAGCTGACATGCTTCAATTTTTTATGGAAGAGCATGGTTTGAATCAATCGGACTTGGCAGACATCGGCTCTCAGGGCGTCGTGTCCGAAATCCTGAATGGCAAGCGGGAATTGAATGTTCGCCAGGTTCGTCTTTTGGCAAGGCGGTTTCAGGTGTCACCCGCCGTGTTCATCTGAGCTACACGCCGCTAGCGCCGCCCAACACCGCGTCCAGCCTAAAACAAATAGAAAACAAATAGGGACAGACACTATTATTGTGACGAGTTGTGGTGTTTACGGTCATGATCGTGCCTGCTACGGATTACCCAAACTTATTGTACCCGGCCACCCGTATCATGTGAGGCAACGAGTGAATGATCACCAGGCGGTCTTTCGGAACGACAGCGATTCGAAGGCACACGATGACAGGGCGGCCACTACGAAGAGACGGGTTCATCTGGGAGGTGCGCAGGAAACTGGACGAGTAGTACCCGTGCTGCAGAGGGGAAGGCCAAGAAAGGACCTCAATAAATAGTGCCTGTATGCGTGCCAGGAGAAGACGCTCCGGCCGGGGTGAGCATACCATCCTGACTGAATCCGCCGAACCGCCGTATACGTGATCCGTATGTGCGGGGGTGTGGAAGGAGAGGAGCAGTGAGGCTCCTCCCTATCCCGATTGGCTTTCCCAATCTCCGGTTTTGTCTTGCCGTGGGATGGAAAATCTGCAGAATCTTACTGGTAAGATAATCCTATTGGGAGGTGAAAAATGGCTGGTGTCGCAACAACGAAGATGTCATCCAGGGGTCAAGTCGTAATTCCCGAAGGCATCCGGAAAAGACTCGGATTTACAACCGGTTCGCAATTCGTCGTTATCGGGGAGGAGGACACCGTAATCTTAAAGGCGATATCTGCTCCTACGCTGGCAGATTTCGACGAGCTCGTGTCAGAAGCTCGAAGACAGGCCCGTCAAGCCGGAATGAAGAGATCCGATGTCGTTGCGGCCATCAGAGAAGCCCGAGGGGCAAAGTGAGGATCGTCCTTGATACGAATGTCTCATCTCGGGCGTGTTCTTTTCAGGTCCACCCTTTCAAATCCTAAAGGCATGGCGAGATCGTAGGATTCAGATCGCCCTCTCCGAGGAAATCCTTCAAGAATATCAACGAGTCGGGGAGACCTTGGCTGCGAGGCACCCAGGAGTACATCTGGGTTCTATTCTAGATCTGCTCTCTGTAGAGGCCGACTTGTTTTCTTCCCCGGATTTACCAAATCCCGCTTGCGAAGACAGGACGGATGACAAGTTTTTTGCTTGTGCCTTGGCGGCTAGAGCAAGAATTGTGGTCAGTGGGGATAAGCACCTCTTGAAGGTGAACCACTATCGAGGTATTGAGGTGATAAGACCCCAGGAATTCGTGCATCGCTACCTAAAGGCGCAAAGCTAACTTCTGGCGATACCGCGACCCGGCAAAGCCACGTGCGTGACTGGCCGGCCCTCGCTGTGGCGGCCTCTAGCCGGTCACTCCGGCGGGCCCCTGGGTTATCCAGCATACTTATGGAACGATTTGTTAGGCACATCCTCTTTGTGTGGCAAGCTTAAATGATCGCTGTCCCTATTTACGCCTCTTGACAGGACCTCCATTTACTAGGAAGATGCACGCACAAGATGGTCGGCGCTCCGCTCCGCAGGTCGGACCAGACGGAACCAGATGGCCTGAGTCCAATGTGGACGGACGTCGTGCTCTGTCGGGAGACGGTATGAATCTGGCTGGTTCGATATTGCATACTGCGTTTTCCCTCCTTTTAATCGTCAAACTGCGTCAGTACGCTGTCCTGCGCGCCGTCGCCGCGCTGGGGACAGCGGCCCTTGTGGTATCCACGCCCGCCATAGCCAAAACACCCAGCCAGGTCTTCGAGGAGGTCTCCGCCAGCGTGGTTGTGGTAGAGGTCTACGACGCGAAAGGGACACAGATCGGGCAAGGTAGTGGAGTGATCATTGCGCCAGGCGAGGTAGCGACCAACTGCCATGTGACCAAGGATGCTCAACGCCTTCAGGTGCGCCACGGCCAGGTGCGGCATCCGGCTCAGGTGCGCTTGAGCGACGCAGACCGCGATCTCTGCCAGATCACCGCGGCAGGTCTCACGGCGCGGCCTGTGGCGATCGGCGCCACCAAAGCCCTCAAGGTGGGGAGCCGCGTCTATGCCGTGGGAGCGCCAAAGGGTCTGGAGCTCACCTTAAGCGAGGGGATCGTCTCGGGCCTCCGGGAGGTTTCTGGCGGCCGGTTCATCCAGACGACCGCTCCCATCTCTCCCGGGTCGAGCGGGGGTGGGCTGTTCGATGAAAACGCGGCACTCGTGGGGCTGACCACCTTCTACGTGAGCGAAGGCCAAAACCTCAATTTCGCCCTCCCGGTGGAGTGGCTGAGGGAACTTCACGCACGCCACA harbors:
- a CDS encoding FmdB family zinc ribbon protein, giving the protein MMPIYEYACHSCRKRVSLLIRNIHNPLIPVCPRCESREMTRLLSRFAVVKSEESRFERMADPSNFGDLDENDPKSVARWAKRMGKEMGEDVGEDFDQMMEEATEEGAAAEGGAEAEE
- a CDS encoding low molecular weight phosphatase family protein, producing MTEVRKPSVLFVCKGNTCRSVMAEALTRRRFGDAVQVASAGLRPQPPEDAKNAVETLRVEFNWDTSSHLPRHFRDIDVNSFDYVVAMDKYIAKELKGIPKERLLVWNIDDPWDNDMAEYKRCGLIILRYLSRLPITHSGQQEANA
- a CDS encoding type II toxin-antitoxin system HicB family antitoxin, whose product is MKDYHINIFFYSDEDGGYIADIPDLKFCSAFGETPSEALTEVLKAKAAWLKAARAAKKPIPKPSVRPAIYQVA
- a CDS encoding type II toxin-antitoxin system HigB family toxin, with product MRIISRKALRQFWEQYPDSKLALTRWFKIVRHTTFRGFGELRTTFPSVDKVGKWIVFNIGGNKYRLIAVIHFSRGKLYIRHVLTHQEYDKGSWKQ
- a CDS encoding helix-turn-helix domain-containing protein — encoded protein: MSTLTKDLQSHWANIRPILTIRNEREYDSAIKRLKELLDEIGDNERHPLYGLLDTLGTLIHVYEEKHHPMPGCAGADMLQFFMEEHGLNQSDLADIGSQGVVSEILNGKRELNVRQVRLLARRFQVSPAVFI
- a CDS encoding AbrB/MazE/SpoVT family DNA-binding domain-containing protein; the protein is MAGVATTKMSSRGQVVIPEGIRKRLGFTTGSQFVVIGEEDTVILKAISAPTLADFDELVSEARRQARQAGMKRSDVVAAIREARGAK
- a CDS encoding putative toxin-antitoxin system toxin component, PIN family, whose product is MFFSGPPFQILKAWRDRRIQIALSEEILQEYQRVGETLAARHPGVHLGSILDLLSVEADLFSSPDLPNPACEDRTDDKFFACALAARARIVVSGDKHLLKVNHYRGIEVIRPQEFVHRYLKAQS